A part of Amycolatopsis lurida genomic DNA contains:
- a CDS encoding beta-N-acetylhexosaminidase, whose amino-acid sequence MGHDDARERAAHLVPQPHSVRLGAGVLRLPAELAVRLDVPAEERAAVLRVIALLPMTSKVVTEPAGLRVLLRAGVTPPEGFVLDVTETGVTITAADRSGVVYAVQTLRQLLPDAAYRQAAPSGIRWDAPVIRVEDSPRFRWRGMLLDVARHFLPKREVLRHLDLMSAHKLNTLHLHLSDDQGWRVESLRFPRLHEVGGWRATSQVSHYSDEVVHDGTPHGGHYTRDDLAEIVAYAADRAITVVPEIGIPGHTGALLAAYPEFGSPSVPARTVHTNWGVHDALLAPSEHSLEFLRLLFDELLPLFPSPYVHVGGDESVLRAWDDDPVVRAFADKRRLTGSAEIFAALMAEVRHMLAEHGKTPVTWDDSFAAQGAAADAESTTTLVMAWRGAEVARRAAAAGHDVVLSPVMPTYFDYFQEAHPDEPLAIGGPVTLDDVASWEPIPRDWSETESARVRGIQCQMWTEFVADPRLVDYLLYPRTCAFAEIAWGSRTQDLHRRLPRHLDRLAAAGVEFRPLTGPAPWQRGGTGRRAHRAGVPMAERLANYADAAATGTVADIPDV is encoded by the coding sequence ATGGGCCATGACGACGCGCGAGAGCGGGCGGCGCACCTCGTTCCCCAACCGCACTCGGTGCGGCTCGGCGCGGGGGTGCTCCGGCTTCCGGCCGAACTCGCGGTGCGCCTGGACGTGCCGGCGGAGGAACGGGCGGCGGTCCTGCGGGTGATCGCGCTGCTGCCCATGACCAGCAAGGTCGTCACCGAACCCGCAGGCCTGCGGGTGCTGCTCCGCGCGGGCGTGACCCCTCCCGAGGGTTTCGTGCTCGACGTGACCGAGACCGGAGTGACCATCACCGCGGCGGACCGTTCCGGTGTCGTGTATGCCGTGCAGACCCTGCGTCAGCTGCTGCCCGACGCCGCTTACCGGCAGGCCGCGCCGTCGGGCATCCGGTGGGACGCACCGGTCATCCGCGTCGAAGACAGTCCACGATTCCGCTGGCGCGGAATGCTCCTCGACGTCGCCCGGCACTTCCTGCCCAAGCGGGAGGTGTTGCGCCACCTCGATCTGATGAGCGCGCACAAGCTGAACACCCTGCATCTGCACCTCAGCGACGACCAGGGCTGGCGGGTGGAGAGCCTTCGCTTCCCGCGCCTGCACGAGGTCGGCGGCTGGCGGGCGACGAGCCAGGTCAGCCACTACTCCGACGAGGTCGTCCACGACGGCACACCACACGGCGGTCATTACACCCGCGACGACCTCGCCGAGATCGTCGCCTACGCGGCGGACCGCGCGATCACGGTCGTCCCGGAGATCGGCATTCCCGGCCACACCGGGGCCTTGCTGGCCGCCTACCCGGAGTTCGGGTCCCCGTCCGTGCCGGCTCGCACGGTGCACACGAACTGGGGTGTGCACGACGCGCTCCTGGCTCCCTCCGAGCACTCCCTGGAGTTTCTGCGCCTCCTGTTCGACGAGCTGCTCCCGCTGTTCCCTTCCCCGTACGTGCACGTGGGTGGCGACGAATCCGTCCTGCGGGCGTGGGACGACGACCCGGTGGTGCGTGCGTTCGCCGACAAGCGGAGGCTCACCGGGAGTGCCGAGATCTTCGCCGCCCTGATGGCCGAAGTGCGGCACATGCTGGCTGAGCACGGCAAAACACCGGTCACGTGGGACGACAGCTTTGCCGCGCAAGGAGCCGCGGCCGACGCGGAATCGACCACCACGCTGGTCATGGCGTGGCGGGGCGCGGAGGTCGCCCGCCGGGCGGCGGCGGCCGGTCACGATGTCGTGCTTTCGCCGGTCATGCCGACCTATTTCGACTACTTCCAGGAGGCCCACCCCGACGAGCCGCTCGCGATCGGTGGCCCGGTCACCCTCGACGACGTCGCCTCGTGGGAGCCGATCCCGCGGGACTGGTCCGAAACCGAAAGTGCTCGTGTGCGAGGGATCCAGTGCCAGATGTGGACCGAGTTCGTCGCGGACCCACGACTGGTCGACTACCTCCTGTACCCGCGAACGTGTGCCTTCGCGGAGATCGCTTGGGGCTCCCGCACACAGGATCTCCACCGGCGGCTGCCCCGCCACCTCGACCGGCTGGCGGCGGCCGGAGTCGAGTTCCGCCCGCTGACCGGCCCGGCGCCGTGGCAGCGCGGCGGCACCGGTCGGCGAGCCCATCGCGCCGGGGTTCCGATGGCCGAGCGCCTCGCGAACTACGCCGACGCGGCCGCGACCGGAACCGTGGCGGATATCCCTGACGTGTAA
- a CDS encoding DUF5107 domain-containing protein, with amino-acid sequence MSQGESTLILPSRPAEQAEAGVAAWRAGVMIDSYLPEAPDRYPAYLDRRVYQGSSGRVYPLPFHDRISPVKAPAKWDAVHLENRWLRLMVLPELGGRIHVAFDRTRNYDFFYRNPVIKPALVGLTGPWISGGVEFNWPQHHRPATFLPTDVEIEHEADGAVTVWCSDHDPFDRMKGMHGVRMRPDNAVLELRVRLYNRGERTRTFLWWTNIAARADENYQSFFPRDVRVVADHAKRATTGFPAADRAYYGVDYPARHDEVDTVAGGVQVRGDRLDWYRNIPVPTSYMCVGRKEAFFGGYDHAARAGFVHVADRQIAVGKKQWTWGASEFGDAWGRNLTDDGSAYVELMAGVFTDNQPDFSFIAPGETKVFSQFWYPIQEIGPVQAATVDAAARVDLRGTSARVGVAVTVDRPGCRLSLVDGTGTEIAEVRADIAPGKPFQESVPLTGPADRLVLRVLHGDELLVEWDSLVPSADDQVTPAHEPAAPDDVPTVEELAVIGAHLDQYRHATRSPELYWREAVRRDPAHVAANVGLAGLAYQRGDFAEAEELLRVAVSRLATLNANPVDTTALYCLGLVLERLDRAEEAYDVYGSSSWARAWRAPAGYRMARIDAAHGRNREALARLEDVLRTEPEHLQARALQVIVLRRNGKDGQATKLAEATHVLDPLDWWTRDLLGLPLTTDAQTCLDIALEYIGVGEHEAALRVLDVAREREGSRAIGQTAAGPLLEYYRAEVLRRLGRDHEAREAVQRAQNLDATWCFPSRLDDALTLERAADSDDTDVRARALLGHWLYANGRPDDACAAWNAAAAIDPDDPVVWRNLGLAAFNHLGDADQACAAYDSALAVAGDDARLVFERDQLSARRGVPPGQRLDWLLRNRALVETRDDATLELAQLLITADRLDEARELLLGRTFQPWEGGEGDVLRVWDRLCRARSTVDDAFAPPESLSEARHPLANTAQLHLMRGDVLGDRAAWELAAAQQGDFLGMSTQPYSEATYSSVLALRRLGRTEEADRLTEALRAFCDTVEASPPVVDYFATSLPSMLLFTEDPAATRLRRTGFLRAQLDILDGQHARAVDRLTALLAEDPHHVDALDLARAIRTPTR; translated from the coding sequence ATGTCACAGGGTGAATCGACGCTGATCCTGCCGTCCCGCCCCGCCGAGCAGGCCGAGGCCGGGGTCGCGGCGTGGCGGGCCGGGGTGATGATCGACAGCTACCTTCCCGAGGCGCCCGACCGGTATCCCGCCTACCTGGACCGGCGCGTCTATCAGGGCTCCTCCGGGCGGGTGTATCCACTGCCGTTCCACGACCGGATCAGCCCGGTGAAGGCCCCGGCGAAGTGGGACGCGGTGCACCTGGAGAACCGCTGGCTGCGGCTGATGGTGCTGCCCGAGCTCGGTGGCCGCATTCATGTCGCTTTCGACCGCACCAGAAACTACGACTTCTTCTACCGCAACCCGGTGATCAAGCCCGCTCTCGTCGGCCTGACCGGCCCATGGATCTCCGGCGGAGTCGAGTTCAACTGGCCGCAGCACCATCGCCCCGCCACGTTCCTGCCGACCGACGTCGAGATCGAGCACGAGGCCGATGGCGCCGTGACCGTGTGGTGCTCCGACCACGACCCCTTCGACCGGATGAAGGGGATGCACGGCGTCCGGATGCGGCCCGACAACGCCGTCCTGGAGCTTCGGGTGCGGCTGTACAACCGTGGCGAGCGGACCCGGACGTTCTTGTGGTGGACCAATATCGCCGCGCGGGCGGATGAGAATTACCAGTCGTTCTTCCCACGAGACGTGCGGGTGGTCGCCGATCACGCCAAGCGCGCGACGACCGGCTTCCCCGCCGCGGATCGGGCCTACTACGGAGTCGACTACCCGGCCCGGCACGACGAGGTCGACACGGTCGCCGGTGGGGTACAGGTCCGCGGGGACCGCCTTGACTGGTATCGCAACATCCCGGTGCCGACCTCGTACATGTGTGTGGGCAGGAAGGAAGCATTCTTCGGTGGCTATGACCATGCCGCGCGGGCCGGGTTCGTGCACGTCGCCGATCGGCAGATCGCTGTCGGGAAGAAGCAGTGGACTTGGGGCGCTTCGGAGTTCGGTGATGCGTGGGGCCGCAATCTGACCGATGACGGTTCGGCCTACGTCGAATTGATGGCCGGGGTGTTCACCGACAACCAGCCGGACTTCTCCTTCATCGCGCCCGGGGAGACGAAGGTGTTTTCCCAGTTCTGGTATCCGATTCAGGAAATCGGGCCGGTGCAGGCGGCGACCGTGGACGCCGCGGCGCGGGTGGACCTGCGGGGAACGAGCGCGCGGGTCGGAGTCGCCGTGACGGTTGACCGCCCCGGATGCCGCTTGTCGCTCGTTGACGGCACTGGGACCGAGATCGCCGAGGTACGCGCCGACATCGCGCCGGGCAAGCCCTTCCAGGAGAGCGTCCCGCTGACGGGGCCCGCTGATCGACTCGTGCTGCGCGTCCTCCACGGTGACGAACTGTTGGTGGAGTGGGATTCCCTGGTCCCCAGTGCGGACGATCAAGTCACCCCGGCGCACGAGCCCGCCGCGCCCGATGACGTGCCGACCGTGGAAGAGCTGGCCGTGATCGGCGCGCACCTCGATCAGTACCGGCACGCGACGCGCTCGCCGGAGCTGTACTGGCGTGAGGCAGTGCGCCGCGATCCCGCGCATGTCGCGGCCAATGTCGGGCTCGCTGGGCTCGCGTATCAGCGTGGTGACTTCGCTGAGGCGGAGGAGTTGCTGCGGGTAGCCGTTTCCCGGCTGGCGACGTTGAATGCGAACCCCGTCGACACGACCGCGCTGTACTGCCTCGGTCTAGTCCTGGAGCGACTCGACCGGGCCGAGGAAGCCTACGACGTCTACGGCTCAAGCTCGTGGGCGCGCGCGTGGCGGGCACCGGCGGGCTATCGCATGGCGCGCATCGACGCCGCACACGGGCGGAACAGGGAGGCACTGGCCAGGCTCGAGGATGTGCTGCGCACCGAGCCGGAGCACCTGCAAGCCCGTGCGCTCCAGGTGATCGTGTTGCGCCGTAACGGAAAAGACGGTCAAGCGACAAAGCTTGCCGAAGCCACCCATGTGCTTGATCCCCTGGACTGGTGGACGCGCGATCTGCTCGGCCTGCCTCTCACGACGGACGCACAGACCTGCCTTGACATCGCGCTGGAGTACATCGGCGTTGGCGAGCACGAGGCGGCGCTGCGGGTGCTCGACGTCGCCCGTGAGCGGGAGGGGTCCCGCGCGATCGGACAGACAGCGGCCGGGCCGTTGCTGGAGTACTACCGAGCCGAGGTGCTGCGCAGGCTGGGCAGAGACCACGAGGCGCGTGAAGCCGTCCAGAGGGCGCAGAATCTCGACGCCACGTGGTGCTTTCCTTCACGGCTGGACGATGCGTTGACGTTGGAGCGTGCGGCGGATTCCGACGACACGGACGTGCGGGCTCGCGCGCTGCTCGGACATTGGCTCTACGCCAACGGACGCCCTGACGACGCGTGCGCGGCCTGGAACGCCGCGGCCGCGATCGACCCGGATGACCCGGTGGTTTGGCGGAATCTGGGGCTCGCGGCCTTCAACCACCTCGGTGACGCCGACCAGGCATGCGCGGCCTACGACTCCGCGCTCGCCGTCGCGGGGGACGACGCCAGGTTGGTCTTCGAGCGTGATCAGCTCAGTGCGAGGCGCGGCGTGCCGCCCGGGCAACGGCTGGACTGGCTCTTGCGGAACCGCGCCCTGGTCGAGACACGAGACGACGCCACCCTTGAGCTCGCACAACTGCTGATCACCGCCGACCGGCTCGACGAGGCCCGCGAACTGCTGCTCGGCCGCACCTTCCAACCGTGGGAGGGCGGTGAGGGCGACGTGCTGCGCGTATGGGACCGGCTGTGCCGTGCCCGATCCACAGTGGACGATGCTTTTGCGCCGCCGGAATCTCTCAGCGAGGCAAGGCATCCGCTCGCGAACACCGCCCAGCTGCACCTGATGCGAGGTGACGTGCTGGGCGACCGGGCGGCCTGGGAGCTGGCCGCCGCGCAGCAGGGCGACTTCCTGGGGATGAGTACCCAGCCCTATTCCGAGGCGACCTACTCTTCGGTGCTCGCGCTGCGCAGGCTGGGTCGCACCGAGGAAGCCGACCGGCTCACCGAGGCGTTGCGAGCCTTCTGCGACACGGTGGAGGCGAGCCCGCCGGTCGTGGACTACTTCGCGACTTCGCTGCCGTCGATGTTGTTGTTCACCGAGGATCCGGCCGCCACGCGGCTGCGCCGTACAGGTTTCTTGCGGGCGCAGCTCGACATTCTCGACGGGCAGCACGCACGCGCGGTTGACCGGTTGACCGCGCTGCTGGCTGAGGACCCGCACCACGTCGACGCGCTGGACCTCGCCCGAGCGATCCGGACCCCGACGCGGTGA
- a CDS encoding AraC family transcriptional regulator has protein sequence MLMPDGFPGQRLRVLPRPLVASALRRAPTSGLLVTDAGYFPSAANHGMHRPRSAPEAIVIVCTDGVGYCEADGRVSVIRPGNALVLPPSRPHFYWADSRAPWTIWWLHAAGSQVSELLTVVTPGGGEAIIEVRDVYRAVSAIDDAIGFLERDETFPHLISASGAGWTLLAQLAADALTEAHQPTEPVRQAQEYLRHNFAKPVIVKELARTAGLSPSHFAALFRMAAGCGVVEYAKRLRMARARELLVTTSRDISEIARTIGYNDAFYFSRTFRREHGCSPSEYRRGKN, from the coding sequence ATGCTGATGCCCGATGGCTTCCCAGGTCAGCGGTTGCGCGTGCTGCCGCGGCCGCTGGTGGCGTCGGCCCTGCGCAGGGCCCCGACCTCGGGCCTGCTCGTCACCGACGCCGGGTACTTCCCCAGCGCGGCCAACCACGGCATGCACCGCCCGCGCAGCGCACCGGAAGCCATCGTGATCGTCTGCACCGACGGGGTCGGGTACTGCGAGGCCGACGGCAGAGTGAGCGTGATCAGGCCGGGAAATGCCCTGGTCCTGCCCCCATCCCGTCCGCACTTCTACTGGGCGGACTCGCGTGCCCCCTGGACGATCTGGTGGCTGCACGCCGCGGGTTCCCAGGTCTCGGAGCTGCTCACGGTCGTCACGCCGGGCGGCGGAGAAGCCATCATCGAGGTGCGCGACGTCTACCGGGCCGTCTCGGCGATCGACGACGCCATCGGCTTCCTCGAGCGGGATGAGACCTTCCCGCACCTTATCTCGGCCTCCGGCGCGGGCTGGACCTTGCTGGCGCAGCTGGCCGCGGACGCACTGACCGAAGCCCACCAGCCCACCGAGCCGGTTCGCCAGGCGCAGGAGTACCTGCGGCACAACTTCGCGAAGCCGGTGATCGTCAAAGAGCTCGCGCGCACGGCGGGCCTATCGCCCTCGCACTTCGCGGCCCTGTTCCGGATGGCGGCGGGCTGCGGCGTGGTCGAATACGCCAAGCGCCTGCGGATGGCCCGAGCGCGCGAGCTGCTCGTCACCACGTCCCGCGACATCTCCGAGATCGCCAGGACCATCGGCTACAACGACGCGTTCTACTTCTCGCGCACTTTCCGCAGAGAACACGGGTGCAGCCCCAGCGAGTACCGACGCGGGAAGAACTAG
- a CDS encoding NACHT domain-containing protein has translation MRRRVQRRRRLAVLWWTAWLALLAVLGSVLYFLFRDGLQVAANMAQLISVALALLPLLWALVVWRRRTVRLPDPEELAKAVVYLADRVQRQWIEDARTWHTGVLPVCWKVTGRRKLMDHLGQVTDLDLDELAVDKGALDSLACNFPMLFQRRLILLGASGTGKTSLAVLLLLKLLENRSQNDPVPVFLTASRWEVAEDRSLREWLTDELCRLYPGLTDPEHGGPGTPEELVRSQRVIPFIDGLDDLPERVQRHFFSTLNNSLAMGDALVLTCHTKEYRDLVETTGKVIPGAVVLESMPIDPQHAREYLAISSDDVGDVVVDALIPADGDLSRTPDQVNAHMTRALDLWLFRTVYRDGDRDPSELLDPNVNRDPETLRAHMLAHVIPALIRNRPPSTHSHERFRPSRRYEPDQVRSWLGYLAHRCTNRTSHQEKQRRELLWWYVAATVNGPSRTIKLSVAVFTAIATTIITAGIVSGADLGVAGSIGFFGIALSYTWMVAASTDTHFARWRGEEPGIVAGLRSHVLAVMTILGFTGGVGVAGYTFILTMNAIFGSSERESADAATSSDIAVLLAVPLLFLAASALNQVLAVPTSGIDNLTSMTVWRSARRVTLIQVAVATAAGAAGTLAICARMDAPAFATVTVTIAGAGIIGLPAGLLPGRHHAWPAYVIAVDHLARTGRLPRNLIRFLDDAHRLGLLRAVGPAYQFRHAELEDHLAAHYQQQ, from the coding sequence ATGCGAAGACGTGTTCAACGGCGTCGCCGACTGGCTGTCCTGTGGTGGACCGCTTGGCTCGCCCTCCTCGCCGTTCTCGGTTCGGTGCTTTACTTCCTGTTCCGCGACGGCTTGCAGGTGGCGGCCAACATGGCCCAGCTGATCTCCGTGGCGCTTGCCCTTCTTCCTTTGCTCTGGGCGTTGGTCGTGTGGCGCCGCCGCACCGTCCGGCTGCCCGACCCCGAGGAGCTCGCGAAGGCGGTGGTGTACCTCGCAGACCGTGTGCAAAGGCAGTGGATCGAGGATGCGCGCACGTGGCACACCGGCGTCCTTCCCGTGTGCTGGAAGGTCACAGGCCGCAGGAAGCTGATGGACCACCTCGGCCAGGTGACAGACCTGGACCTCGACGAGCTCGCGGTGGACAAGGGCGCCCTCGATTCCCTCGCGTGCAACTTCCCGATGCTGTTCCAGCGCCGCCTGATTCTGCTCGGCGCGTCCGGGACGGGCAAGACCTCCCTCGCGGTCCTCCTGCTGCTGAAACTGCTGGAAAACCGGTCGCAGAACGATCCCGTCCCGGTGTTCCTCACCGCGTCACGGTGGGAGGTCGCGGAGGACCGGTCACTGCGCGAGTGGCTGACCGACGAGCTGTGCCGCCTCTATCCCGGACTGACCGACCCGGAACACGGCGGCCCGGGGACACCGGAAGAACTGGTTCGCAGTCAGCGCGTCATCCCCTTCATCGACGGTCTGGACGACCTGCCCGAGCGGGTTCAACGGCACTTCTTCTCGACGCTGAACAACTCGCTGGCCATGGGCGACGCCCTGGTGCTGACCTGTCACACGAAGGAGTACCGCGACCTGGTGGAGACCACTGGGAAGGTCATTCCAGGCGCCGTGGTGCTGGAATCGATGCCCATCGATCCGCAGCACGCGCGCGAATATCTCGCGATCTCTTCGGACGACGTGGGGGACGTGGTGGTCGACGCCCTCATCCCCGCTGACGGCGACCTCAGCCGGACCCCGGACCAGGTGAACGCCCATATGACCAGGGCATTGGACCTGTGGCTGTTCCGCACCGTCTACCGCGACGGCGACCGTGATCCGTCGGAACTCCTCGATCCGAACGTGAACCGCGATCCCGAGACTCTCCGGGCGCACATGCTCGCCCATGTCATCCCGGCGCTGATCAGGAATAGACCACCCAGCACTCACTCGCACGAGCGGTTCCGACCAAGCAGACGCTACGAGCCGGACCAGGTCCGGTCATGGCTCGGGTATCTGGCCCACCGGTGCACCAACAGGACCAGTCACCAGGAGAAGCAACGCCGAGAGCTCCTGTGGTGGTACGTCGCCGCCACCGTGAACGGCCCGTCGCGCACCATCAAACTGTCAGTGGCTGTCTTCACTGCCATCGCGACGACGATCATCACCGCCGGAATCGTGTCCGGCGCTGACCTCGGCGTCGCCGGATCCATCGGCTTTTTCGGCATCGCCTTGTCCTACACCTGGATGGTCGCCGCGAGCACCGACACCCACTTCGCCAGGTGGCGAGGAGAAGAGCCGGGAATCGTGGCAGGGCTACGCAGCCACGTCCTAGCGGTGATGACCATCCTCGGGTTCACAGGCGGTGTGGGCGTCGCGGGCTACACCTTCATCCTCACAATGAACGCCATCTTCGGAAGCTCGGAGCGGGAAAGCGCCGATGCCGCGACATCATCGGACATCGCGGTCTTGCTCGCCGTGCCCCTGCTGTTCCTGGCGGCCTCCGCCCTCAACCAGGTCCTGGCAGTGCCGACCTCGGGCATCGACAACCTCACCTCGATGACGGTCTGGCGTTCCGCTCGACGCGTCACTCTCATCCAGGTGGCGGTCGCCACGGCCGCCGGAGCCGCGGGCACGCTCGCGATCTGCGCCCGCATGGACGCGCCGGCCTTCGCGACGGTGACGGTCACCATCGCCGGGGCCGGCATCATCGGCTTGCCGGCAGGCCTCCTGCCCGGGCGGCACCACGCATGGCCTGCCTACGTCATCGCCGTCGACCACCTCGCCAGGACCGGCCGACTGCCACGGAACCTCATACGTTTCCTGGACGACGCGCACCGCCTCGGCCTGCTGCGGGCGGTCGGGCCCGCCTACCAGTTCCGCCACGCCGAACTCGAGGACCACCTAGCCGCCCACTACCAGCAGCAATAG
- a CDS encoding helix-turn-helix domain-containing protein has translation MDVSSTRSELAQLLAALKERSGLSYSDLGRKAHISSSTLHRYCSGVTVPPDYRTIAAIATACGATDQDLADLLRHWHVANGKITVETPVSSVETPDLASGSGRRRPRSLAAAAAVLVAIVIPSSTAFDDAGPSTPVPAAAPADAVVRYDFAPRRIFAPRMPRAVPGGSWRPDHEVVALGSVELEMSTTQTAYVVSVMRASSATHRSLFDNEVRCRWPGGEQNFVTGQNILQEGASSEREKEEVQLTTRFLLHPGVATTVACTAYVRAAALREDLDAQFRLDSGRIEVADTSVDNTTTGAPAQSAVPRGLLHVGPAPRMIAREPVLRSVTFAPGFTHLSVVADTQFQVCYPQKDKLCDTPAPTASTATFTLYVTQWKGNEVCHKDRATGELREMSYAVHRHHVPLHLPDFTVRADCDPRFSAYVMVKWVDGMDGGVQGAVEDLTDSRGSTSTHSANMSHILIVPRKG, from the coding sequence ATGGATGTGTCGAGCACGCGCAGCGAGCTTGCGCAACTTCTCGCTGCTCTCAAGGAGCGCAGCGGGCTGAGCTATTCAGATCTTGGCCGAAAAGCACATATCAGCAGTTCCACTCTGCATCGATACTGCTCTGGAGTAACGGTTCCACCCGATTATCGGACGATTGCCGCAATCGCCACCGCGTGTGGGGCGACTGACCAAGACCTCGCCGATTTGCTACGGCACTGGCATGTGGCCAACGGCAAGATCACCGTGGAGACACCGGTTTCCTCAGTCGAAACTCCGGACCTGGCCTCCGGCTCTGGCCGGCGGCGCCCACGATCACTCGCGGCCGCCGCCGCGGTCCTCGTGGCGATCGTGATCCCGTCGAGCACGGCCTTCGATGATGCGGGCCCCTCCACACCCGTGCCCGCCGCCGCGCCCGCCGACGCCGTCGTCCGATACGACTTCGCACCACGTCGCATATTCGCGCCGCGGATGCCCAGGGCAGTGCCTGGTGGATCCTGGAGGCCCGATCATGAGGTGGTGGCGCTGGGCAGCGTCGAGCTGGAGATGTCGACGACGCAGACCGCGTACGTGGTGTCGGTGATGCGCGCGAGCTCGGCGACCCACCGCTCGCTGTTCGACAACGAGGTGCGGTGCAGATGGCCCGGTGGTGAGCAGAACTTCGTGACCGGACAGAACATCCTGCAGGAAGGGGCGTCGTCGGAGCGGGAGAAGGAAGAGGTGCAACTGACCACCCGCTTCCTGCTGCATCCCGGTGTGGCCACCACAGTCGCCTGCACCGCCTACGTCCGCGCCGCCGCGCTCAGGGAAGACCTCGACGCGCAGTTCCGGCTGGACAGCGGGCGGATCGAGGTCGCCGACACGTCCGTGGACAACACGACCACAGGCGCGCCCGCACAGAGTGCGGTGCCACGTGGCCTCCTGCACGTGGGACCGGCTCCCCGCATGATCGCCCGGGAGCCGGTACTCAGGTCCGTCACCTTCGCGCCGGGATTCACCCACCTCAGCGTCGTCGCCGATACCCAATTCCAGGTCTGCTATCCGCAGAAGGACAAGCTCTGCGACACGCCCGCCCCGACCGCGTCGACGGCCACCTTCACTCTGTACGTCACCCAGTGGAAGGGCAACGAGGTCTGCCACAAGGACCGGGCTACCGGGGAACTCCGCGAAATGTCGTACGCGGTGCACCGCCATCACGTACCCCTGCACCTGCCCGACTTCACCGTCCGCGCCGACTGTGACCCGCGGTTCAGCGCCTACGTCATGGTGAAGTGGGTAGACGGGATGGACGGCGGGGTACAGGGCGCGGTGGAGGACCTGACCGACTCACGCGGATCCACCTCAACGCACAGCGCCAACATGAGCCACATTCTCATAGTCCCCCGCAAGGGCTGA
- a CDS encoding peptidase inhibitor family I36 protein → MKAKAFFRAATVALGIGAAVLASAPVATARPSDVLARYAADGIDVGRLPAGYSVVGDQILWQRQTEDGVLSTGLGTFCSLGFLCLYRATGTTGTLWFTNDRQRMHNLGNYSFNDATRSWWNNSSYDAIWYFHTSGSPNPYVCMNAGDRVRNPPASQQRQASLAYVYPNSTTC, encoded by the coding sequence GTGAAGGCAAAGGCATTCTTCCGGGCGGCGACTGTAGCGCTCGGCATTGGGGCCGCTGTGCTGGCTTCGGCGCCCGTGGCCACTGCGAGGCCGTCGGACGTGCTCGCCCGCTATGCGGCGGACGGCATCGACGTGGGCCGGCTACCCGCCGGGTACTCGGTCGTCGGCGACCAGATCCTGTGGCAACGGCAGACCGAGGACGGCGTGCTCAGCACCGGGCTCGGCACGTTCTGCTCGCTCGGCTTCCTCTGCCTGTACCGGGCGACGGGCACCACCGGCACGCTGTGGTTCACCAACGATCGGCAGCGCATGCACAATCTGGGGAATTACAGCTTCAATGACGCGACCCGCAGCTGGTGGAACAACTCCAGCTACGACGCGATCTGGTACTTCCACACCAGCGGCTCGCCCAACCCGTACGTGTGCATGAACGCAGGCGATCGCGTGAGAAACCCGCCTGCTTCGCAGCAACGGCAGGCATCGCTCGCCTACGTTTACCCCAACTCCACCACCTGCTGA